The sequence TTTGTTTCTAATAATTATATATCAATATTACTTAATTTTTAATGCCTCTTTTCTATGTTAAAATTCTAAAGATAAGTTGAAAACAGATTTAACAAAAAATAACTTGATAGGTTATATTTTCACCATAGGTGCTGCATCTTTATGGGGTTTTGGGGGGTGTGTGGCAAAATTTGCCTTCAATAAATCTATTGACCCTTTATTGTTTGTAAAGATAAGACTTGTTATGTCATTTTCAATACTTTTTATTTACCTTTATTTCTTTAATAGAAAACATATACTCATAGATAAATCTGATATCCTATATTTTTTAATTTTAGGAATATTTGGTATGTCTACTATGCAACTATTTTATTTAATGGCTATAAAGTATACAAACGTATCTACTGCCGTCTTTTTGCAATACACGTCACCTGTTTTAATGGCTTTATATTTGTACTTTTTTGAGAAAAATCTTATCTCGATACCAAAGGTAATGGCAATCTCACTCTCCTTAATTGGAGGCGCATGTTTTGCAGCCAATATGGCAGAAACATCTCTAAAGTTCCAGGGATTCTTTTACGGGATACTAGCTGCATTAGGAATGGCTTTTATAAGCGTTTATGGTAGAAAGTCCTTAAAAAAATATAGTCCTTTGACACTTATACTTTATTCCTCTGGCTTTGCAGCAATCTTTATCAATATAATTACTCCATTCGACATCACAATTTTCAGTCTGTCCAAATCGACATGGTTAATATTAGTTTATTTTTCTATATTCTCAACATTAATTCCATATTTTCTATATTTTAAAGGAGTTTCAATAATAAGCCCTACAAATGCAGGGATTACAGCATGTTTAGAGCCATTCATTGCTTCGATTGTTGCATTTTTTTGGCTTAAAGAGAACTTGACAACTCTACAAATTATTGGTGGAATTTTAATTGTTTCAGGAGTTATAACTTTACAAAAATTTGACAGATTACCATGAATCTAATTTTTGGCCCAGCCGGTAATGAAGAACTCTTTTATAAATCAGGATTCAAATCAACCTTAGATTCTGCAAAATACATCTCAAAAATGGGGCTTTTTGCATTTGAATATCCGCTCACTCACGGCATAAGGCTAAGCGAGAGCACTGCTGTAAAAATAGGGGAATCTTTTAAGAGTGAGAATATAAAGCTTAGTATTCATGCACCATATTATATAAATATAACAAGCCCAAATCCAGAAATATTAGAAAAGAGCGAAAAACATTTGATAAAAACATTGCAGTTTGGAAATTTGATGGGCGCTGATAGAATAATATTTCATCCAGGAAGTTCTAAAGGAAATAAAAGAAAAGTCATGCTAGAAAGATCTTTTAGTTTTTTAGAACAATTTATCAGTAGAAATATAAAATTAATAAAAAACATTAAGCTTTGTCCAGAAACACACGGAAAGAGCATTAGTTTAGGAAATGTTGATGAAATAATAGAAATATGCAAAATAAATTCCGAGATCTTTTTGCCAGCCATAGATTTTGCTCATCTTTATGCTGTTAGTAAAGGGAATTTGACTCGAGAAGAAGATTTTACTAGTATCCTTAAGAAGTTTAAAAATTATAAAGAACTTCACATACATTTTAGTCAAATAGAATTTAATAATAGTGGAGAAGTAAGACATAGACCTCTAAACTCAGGTTTTGGACCACCAATTGATCCTTTCTTATTAAGTCTCTTAAAAAATTCTGTAAAAGGAAGGGTGATAGTTGAAACTCCTGGCACTCAAGCAAGAGATGCTAAAATATTACTAGAAAGATTTTTAGTTCTGGAGGGAAAAGGTGTCAAACCCATATGACAAAGCACATGAATTAGCTAAATCAATCAAGGATTCACAAGAGTATAGCGAGCTAACTAAATCAATAGAATTAGTAAAAAGTGATGAAAATCTTTATAAAATGGTCAAAAATTTCTTCACCCTAAAAACCCAGATAGAGATAGACATGCTTTCTGGAAAAGAAGAAAGTAAAGAAAAGAAAGATAATCTAAAAAGGCTTCATGATCTTGTAATGGCAATACCAGAGGGCAGAAAAATAATCGAATCACAATACAGATTTCAGAGATTGATGGGCGATATCTATAAAATAATCGGTGAAGCTATTAACGAAGGGATGGAATTTTTTAACTTTCTTCAAGAAAAAGAAGAACAAAAATAATATATTCCTATCCAAAAAGCTTGTCAAATGGTCTCCTCTCAGGAACAGTTACTCGTTTATCTGGGTTTTGATTCCATTCATGACTAACATACAAACCACAATAGCACGATCCATATTCTTCAACGTCTTTATCTTTATACACACAAGGACATATAATATCTCTATCTCTTTCCCTATCACCAGAGTTCAACCGACAGGGGCAGCCCCTATAACCATTTCTTTTCTCATTTTCCAAAATTCCCCTTATAATTGACATTGTATGTTCTAAATCGTTATTTAACTCTTGTCCTTTAGAATGCGCATATTTTGTCAAAATTTCAAATAGTTTCTCAGGGGTTACAGGGGCCATGCTTTACACTAATCCTTTAATTTTTGCTTCATTAAAACCTACTATAATAGTTTCCCCTTTAACTATAGTAGGAAAACCAGGATTAACCTTAGGATTACATTTATCAGCAAATTTCTTGACTGTTTCAAGAATTTTGTTTTGTTCATCCTTTGGAAGTAAATCTACATCAATAGCCTCAAAATCAGCTCCTAATTCTTTAAGAAGAGCTTTAGCCTTCTTACAATAAGGGCAGGTGCTTAAAGCATATACTGTTATCTGAGCCATAAAAACCTCCAAAATTAAGCTGAATTTTTTTCTATTTCCCTTAAAAGCTTGTATATGACTTTAAAAGTTAAAACCTTTGAAGTCCTGGCAATAGCATGAGACAAATCATCTGCAGAATAAACATTGCAATTTTGAAGATAAATAGAATCTTGTACGCTAAAATTATTCTCTTCCATAAAAAGCTCAGGGTCGAAGGCTAAAATTCCATTCTGCTCACCGTAGTAAATTTTCAATAAAGAGGAGAGCAATTCAGTAGCGGAAATATAATTACCTATTTGACTGGATGAATCTACAATCTGATAAAACACTACGGTTCACCTCCTTGAATTTAAGAAACACGAGAATAATTCAACATTTTTTGCAATTATAAACCACAAGCCTAAAAACTATAAATCTTCTGAAATATCTTCTTCACTTTCACCAAAAATTGACTCATAGAGCTTTACAATACTACTTTCAATCTCAAGATCCAAAGCTCTAATCTCTTTTTCCAACTTCCTATATTCATTTTCAGCTTCACTTTTAAGAATTTCTAGTTGATCTTCAAAGTTCATTTTCCAAACCTAAAATTTGAATTACGAGATATTTCATAAACATTATCTTAATTATATATTACTTTATAACTTTAGTCACTTTTTTGGAATATAATAATTTCACTAGCAATTAACATTAAATAATTAAAATTTTAGCATACATCCAATAAAAAATGCTTTTTTGGCTAAACTTCCAGGAAAAAATATCTTTAATCAAATTAGGCACGCAATCTTGAGAAAAAAAATCATATTTCAAGGCAATCCTAAAATAAATTAATTAACAAAACCTATTCTCTTTTATCAAATTCATTATAAAATATATCAAATGGAGTTAGATTTTTATTATGGAAAAGATAAAAAAGAAAGAGAAAGCTTTGTAATATATCACCTGCGCGACCGTCTCCTTTACGGTCGAAAGATATTGTTTGAGAGAACCATCTCAGGTTTCATTGACCCTCTGGAAGTAGAAAGTTATTTAAACAAACTATACAGGGAAGTATGTTCTGACATATTAAAATTCTGCATAA comes from Thermodesulfobium acidiphilum and encodes:
- a CDS encoding DMT family transporter, which translates into the protein MIGYIFTIGAASLWGFGGCVAKFAFNKSIDPLLFVKIRLVMSFSILFIYLYFFNRKHILIDKSDILYFLILGIFGMSTMQLFYLMAIKYTNVSTAVFLQYTSPVLMALYLYFFEKNLISIPKVMAISLSLIGGACFAANMAETSLKFQGFFYGILAALGMAFISVYGRKSLKKYSPLTLILYSSGFAAIFINIITPFDITIFSLSKSTWLILVYFSIFSTLIPYFLYFKGVSIISPTNAGITACLEPFIASIVAFFWLKENLTTLQIIGGILIVSGVITLQKFDRLP
- a CDS encoding TIM barrel protein, with product MNLIFGPAGNEELFYKSGFKSTLDSAKYISKMGLFAFEYPLTHGIRLSESTAVKIGESFKSENIKLSIHAPYYINITSPNPEILEKSEKHLIKTLQFGNLMGADRIIFHPGSSKGNKRKVMLERSFSFLEQFISRNIKLIKNIKLCPETHGKSISLGNVDEIIEICKINSEIFLPAIDFAHLYAVSKGNLTREEDFTSILKKFKNYKELHIHFSQIEFNNSGEVRHRPLNSGFGPPIDPFLLSLLKNSVKGRVIVETPGTQARDAKILLERFLVLEGKGVKPI
- a CDS encoding YlbF family regulator is translated as MSNPYDKAHELAKSIKDSQEYSELTKSIELVKSDENLYKMVKNFFTLKTQIEIDMLSGKEESKEKKDNLKRLHDLVMAIPEGRKIIESQYRFQRLMGDIYKIIGEAINEGMEFFNFLQEKEEQK
- a CDS encoding ferredoxin-thioredoxin reductase catalytic domain-containing protein yields the protein MAPVTPEKLFEILTKYAHSKGQELNNDLEHTMSIIRGILENEKRNGYRGCPCRLNSGDRERDRDIICPCVYKDKDVEEYGSCYCGLYVSHEWNQNPDKRVTVPERRPFDKLFG
- a CDS encoding glutaredoxin family protein codes for the protein MAQITVYALSTCPYCKKAKALLKELGADFEAIDVDLLPKDEQNKILETVKKFADKCNPKVNPGFPTIVKGETIIVGFNEAKIKGLV